One region of Mucilaginibacter gotjawali genomic DNA includes:
- a CDS encoding Do family serine endopeptidase, protein MKKFGLTLLTAFAGGAIALGGYKIVENKYTHSLSFEDQQKVYYATSNHLTPAASNLSSAGQVDFTEAAAAVTPGVVYIRTTYSNRQSNDQQSELQQMFGNMFGQRMPQMAPEMASGSGVIISQDGYIVTNNHVVDKAEKIEVVTNDHQNFKAKVIGTDPNTDLALIKIEGHDLPIVKLGNSDNVKVGEWVLAVGNPFKLTSTVTAGIVSAKGRNIGIIGQEENQQQESPFGRTQYQQTPKLNQAIESFIQTDAAINPGNSGGALVNTNGELIGINSAIASHTGSYEGYGFAIPINLAKKVLNDIQKFGAVKRGYVGISFRELDEDAAAALHTDKTAGLYVNAVVAGGGAEQAGIKEGDIITKIDGSKVYESSDLQERVGRLEPGDKIHLTVLRGNDEKSFTVTLKANNPAPAKVAVTKSAEELFNRIGASFVPVNAEMKAKFHVNAGVVVTQVRDGGLFDYTEVPVGSVITQINKQPIASIDDMDRALGHLDHGVLTISGYYPDGSKLRSTIQIQ, encoded by the coding sequence ATGAAAAAGTTTGGTTTAACACTATTAACAGCATTTGCTGGCGGTGCAATAGCATTGGGAGGGTATAAAATTGTTGAAAATAAGTATACCCATTCCCTGAGCTTTGAGGACCAGCAAAAAGTTTATTACGCAACAAGTAATCATTTAACGCCTGCCGCCTCTAATTTATCATCGGCCGGGCAGGTTGATTTTACAGAAGCTGCGGCAGCGGTAACACCTGGTGTAGTTTACATCCGCACCACTTATTCAAACCGTCAGTCGAACGACCAGCAAAGCGAATTACAGCAAATGTTTGGCAACATGTTTGGCCAGCGCATGCCGCAAATGGCGCCCGAAATGGCATCCGGTTCCGGCGTGATCATTTCGCAGGATGGTTACATTGTAACCAACAACCACGTAGTTGACAAGGCTGAAAAAATTGAAGTGGTTACCAATGATCACCAGAATTTTAAAGCGAAAGTAATTGGTACCGACCCAAATACTGACCTTGCGCTGATTAAAATTGAAGGCCACGACCTTCCCATCGTAAAATTAGGTAACTCAGACAATGTTAAGGTTGGCGAATGGGTGCTGGCAGTAGGCAATCCATTTAAATTAACGTCGACTGTGACCGCAGGCATCGTAAGCGCCAAGGGCCGTAATATCGGAATTATCGGGCAGGAAGAAAATCAGCAACAGGAAAGCCCATTCGGCCGTACCCAATACCAGCAGACACCAAAACTGAACCAGGCGATAGAGTCGTTTATTCAAACAGACGCAGCCATTAACCCTGGTAACAGCGGTGGAGCCCTGGTAAACACCAATGGCGAACTGATCGGTATCAATTCGGCTATCGCTTCCCATACCGGTTCATACGAAGGCTATGGTTTTGCCATACCAATTAACCTTGCAAAAAAGGTATTGAATGATATCCAAAAATTCGGTGCAGTAAAACGCGGTTATGTGGGCATCAGTTTCAGGGAACTTGATGAAGATGCCGCTGCTGCGCTGCATACCGATAAAACTGCGGGTTTATACGTAAACGCAGTAGTAGCAGGTGGCGGAGCCGAACAAGCCGGTATTAAAGAAGGCGATATCATCACTAAAATTGACGGCTCGAAAGTATATGAATCATCTGACTTGCAGGAACGTGTAGGCCGTTTGGAGCCGGGTGATAAAATTCACTTAACGGTGTTACGCGGTAACGACGAAAAAAGCTTTACCGTTACCTTAAAGGCCAATAACCCGGCACCTGCAAAAGTAGCCGTAACAAAATCGGCTGAAGAATTATTTAACCGTATCGGCGCAAGCTTCGTACCGGTTAATGCTGAAATGAAAGCCAAGTTCCATGTGAATGCGGGTGTAGTGGTTACCCAGGTAAGAGACGGCGGTTTGTTTGATTATACCGAAGTTCCGGTGGGATCAGTAATCACCCAGATCAACAAACAGCCTATCGCCAGCATTGATGATATGGACCGTGCGTTAGGCCATCTTGACCATGGCGTTTTAACCATTTCCGGTTATTACCCTGATGGCAGCAAGCTCAGAAGCACCATCCAGATACAATAA
- a CDS encoding glycosyltransferase, translating to MIALLSIISLLLTALFLSVLIYLIIGWRAVKTPQIKLSGYSTKVTVLIAARNEEEKIHLTIEDILAQDYPKALTEIIIVDDHSTDRTSAIISSYADRGVKLLQLKEDKPLNSYKKKAIAEAIKLSGGDLMVATDADCRMGRQWLSSIVGYFELHNPVMISSPVSYFEEKSLFERMQALEFYSLIATGGAFIGNGHASTCNGANIAYRKDVFYEVGGFKGIDDLASGDDELLLQKVAVTYPGKIGFLKHYEAVVFTHAKPNLKEFMQQRRRWASKSVKYKDKKLWHW from the coding sequence TTGATCGCACTGCTTAGTATTATATCGTTGCTGCTTACAGCATTATTCCTGTCGGTGCTCATCTATCTTATCATAGGATGGAGGGCCGTAAAAACACCGCAAATTAAACTTTCGGGCTATTCAACAAAAGTTACCGTGCTGATCGCTGCCCGGAATGAAGAAGAAAAAATCCATTTAACCATTGAGGACATCCTGGCGCAGGATTATCCGAAGGCGCTTACAGAGATCATTATTGTTGACGATCATTCCACCGACCGCACCTCTGCGATCATCAGCAGCTATGCAGACCGTGGCGTTAAACTTTTACAGCTAAAGGAAGACAAGCCTTTAAATTCATACAAAAAGAAAGCGATCGCCGAAGCCATAAAACTATCAGGAGGCGACCTGATGGTGGCAACCGACGCGGACTGCCGCATGGGTAGGCAATGGCTTTCGTCCATCGTGGGGTATTTTGAGCTGCATAACCCGGTAATGATCTCGTCCCCGGTGAGTTATTTTGAAGAAAAGAGTTTGTTTGAGCGCATGCAGGCGCTTGAGTTTTACAGCCTTATTGCTACCGGCGGTGCATTTATCGGCAATGGCCATGCTTCAACCTGTAACGGGGCAAACATAGCCTACAGGAAAGATGTTTTTTATGAAGTAGGCGGCTTTAAAGGGATTGATGACCTTGCCTCGGGCGATGACGAACTGCTGCTGCAAAAAGTTGCCGTAACCTACCCGGGGAAAATTGGTTTTTTAAAACATTACGAGGCGGTTGTATTCACCCATGCCAAGCCCAATCTTAAAGAGTTTATGCAGCAAAGGCGCAGGTGGGCATCAAAATCAGTAAAATACAAGGATAAAAAATTGTGGCACTGGTAG
- a CDS encoding addiction module protein, translated as MTTATIREKLHGLIDTADDKQVKAVYSIFEDQIAEKYDPWEDEDFLRELKSRLDDIENGNDEGLSWDEVKMKARAEFKAKHK; from the coding sequence ATGACAACGGCGACGATAAGGGAAAAACTGCACGGCCTGATTGATACTGCCGATGACAAGCAGGTAAAAGCAGTTTATTCAATTTTTGAAGATCAAATTGCTGAAAAATATGATCCCTGGGAAGATGAAGATTTCTTAAGGGAGTTGAAAAGCCGTTTGGATGACATCGAGAATGGGAATGATGAAGGGCTGTCATGGGACGAGGTAAAAATGAAAGCCCGTGCCGAATTTAAGGCTAAGCATAAATGA
- a CDS encoding HigA family addiction module antitoxin, whose protein sequence is MLKRGLPPSHPGEILKEMFIAERGLTITEVAKGLNMARANLSSVINGHLGISPELAVKLSEAFGNTTQFWVNLQNNYELWHAERKIDRSIIRHFDKIAV, encoded by the coding sequence ATGTTAAAAAGAGGACTGCCCCCATCTCACCCCGGGGAAATATTAAAAGAAATGTTTATTGCTGAACGCGGCTTAACTATTACTGAAGTAGCTAAAGGATTAAATATGGCAAGGGCTAATTTATCATCTGTAATTAATGGGCATTTAGGGATCAGTCCGGAGCTTGCGGTTAAATTATCAGAAGCTTTTGGCAACACAACTCAGTTTTGGGTTAACCTTCAAAACAATTATGAACTGTGGCATGCCGAAAGAAAAATAGATCGTAGTATAATCCGGCATTTTGATAAAATAGCGGTGTAA
- the dnaE gene encoding DNA polymerase III subunit alpha, translating into MPDFSHLHVHTQFSLLDGAADISKLYKKAAADGMKALAITDHGNMFGVFKFVAEAGKHNVKPIVGCEFYVVDDRHKKQFTKEKKDKRYHQLMLAKNPEGYKNLVKLCSYGYMEGLYSKWPRIDKELILKHHKGIIATTCCLGASVPQAILRDGEAVAEEEFKWWLDLFGEDYYIELQRHDIPEQNTVNAVLLKFAKKYNVKIICSNDSHYVDQQDSNAHDILLCVNTGDMQSTPIATDEEGGKGYRFGFPNDQFYFKTQAEMGQLFNDLPESLDNTNEIVDKVEVLKLKRDILLPNYVIPEEFKIHSETTPDSDTLNQWEYLKHLTFMGAKERYIDISPETEERINFELFTIRTMGFAGYFLIVADFIRAGRDMGVFIGPGRGSAAGSVVAYCTGITNIDPMKYNLLFERFLNPDRKSMPDIDTDFDDAGRQKVIDYVVDKYGKNQVAQIITYGSMAARTSIQDVGRVLDMPLSDVNAIKKLVPDTLGITLKEAIEQVPELKEILKGNDLKAQVLREAEKLEGSVRNTGVHAAGIIIAPYDLTDIVPVAVAKDSDLLVTQYDGRVIEDAGVIKMDFLGLKTLTILKDALRLIKQNHDVTIDIDYIPLDDQKTFELYQRGDTNGTFQFESDGMQMYLRELKPDKFEDLIAMNALYRPGPIEYIPNFISRKHGREPITFDLPDMEEYLGETYGITVYQEQVMLLSQKLAGFSKGDADVLRKAMGKKQIEVLNKMEAQFMNGAAEKGHPKDKLTKIWNDWKAFAQYAFNKSHSTCYAFVAYQTAYLKAHYPSEYMAAVLNNQNNMEKITFFMEECRRMGVEVLGPDINESAMAFAANKKGQIRFGLAGVKGVGEKAVESIIEERNERGPYKSVYDFAQRSNTRSVNRKAYENLVYGGGFDEFGLKRSQFFAKTDNGVLTGIERLIKYANDYQNSQNSSQSSLFGGGAMNSFIPEPAMPEAEEWALIEKLKYEKEVIGMYLTGHPLDNYKVELERFCNSNISDLKNMQKARSGEGGEEIMNAFANLRKRGEICIGGLVGNVQHKMTKNGKPFGTFVLEDYNESYEFALFGDDYVKFRNLLVDGYFLHLKGVIEEKFRQKDNWDMKILTMSLLSEMRDKLTKSLTVCLELNALNSQLLENIQEAININNQRYPVKNCTLRFMIKDREEAMLVELPSKSFKVNPSDDLMADIFTLTNVQPVLN; encoded by the coding sequence ATGCCGGATTTTTCGCACTTACACGTACATACCCAGTTCTCATTGCTCGACGGCGCTGCTGATATATCAAAACTGTATAAAAAAGCAGCTGCGGATGGCATGAAAGCACTGGCTATTACCGACCATGGCAACATGTTCGGTGTGTTTAAGTTTGTGGCAGAAGCTGGCAAGCACAATGTAAAGCCCATTGTAGGCTGCGAATTTTACGTGGTGGATGATCGCCATAAAAAACAATTCACCAAGGAAAAAAAGGACAAACGGTATCACCAGCTGATGCTGGCTAAAAACCCCGAAGGCTATAAAAACCTGGTTAAGCTATGCTCCTATGGTTACATGGAGGGTCTGTACAGCAAATGGCCCCGCATTGATAAGGAATTAATACTAAAACATCATAAAGGCATTATTGCTACTACCTGCTGCCTCGGTGCCTCCGTACCGCAGGCAATTTTACGCGATGGGGAAGCAGTAGCCGAAGAAGAATTTAAATGGTGGCTCGACCTGTTTGGCGAGGATTATTATATCGAGCTGCAGCGCCATGATATCCCCGAGCAAAATACCGTAAATGCTGTATTGCTCAAATTCGCCAAAAAATATAATGTTAAAATAATCTGCTCTAACGATTCACACTATGTAGATCAGCAGGACTCCAACGCGCACGATATTTTGCTTTGCGTAAACACCGGCGATATGCAGAGCACCCCTATTGCAACCGATGAGGAAGGCGGCAAAGGCTACAGGTTCGGTTTCCCTAACGACCAGTTTTATTTTAAAACGCAGGCCGAAATGGGGCAGCTATTTAACGACCTGCCTGAATCGTTAGATAACACCAATGAGATCGTTGACAAGGTTGAAGTGTTAAAGCTAAAGCGCGATATCCTGCTGCCCAACTACGTTATCCCCGAAGAATTTAAGATCCACAGCGAGACCACGCCGGATTCGGATACCCTTAACCAGTGGGAATACCTGAAGCACCTCACCTTTATGGGTGCCAAAGAACGTTATATCGATATCAGCCCGGAAACGGAGGAGCGGATCAACTTTGAGCTGTTTACCATCCGCACCATGGGCTTTGCCGGTTACTTTTTAATTGTAGCCGACTTCATCAGGGCCGGGCGTGATATGGGCGTGTTTATCGGCCCGGGGCGTGGTTCGGCGGCAGGGTCGGTGGTGGCTTATTGCACCGGGATCACCAATATCGACCCGATGAAATACAACCTCCTGTTCGAAAGGTTCCTGAATCCCGACCGTAAGTCAATGCCCGATATTGATACGGATTTTGACGATGCAGGCAGGCAGAAAGTTATTGACTACGTAGTTGATAAATACGGCAAAAACCAGGTGGCCCAGATCATCACCTATGGCTCCATGGCTGCCCGTACCAGTATCCAGGATGTTGGCAGGGTGCTGGATATGCCCCTGTCTGATGTGAACGCTATTAAAAAACTGGTACCGGATACCCTGGGCATCACGCTAAAAGAAGCCATTGAACAGGTACCCGAACTAAAAGAGATCTTAAAAGGGAACGACCTGAAGGCCCAGGTACTGCGCGAAGCGGAAAAGCTGGAAGGCTCGGTGCGTAATACCGGCGTACATGCTGCGGGGATCATCATCGCCCCTTATGACTTAACCGACATTGTTCCTGTCGCGGTAGCAAAAGACTCCGACCTGCTGGTTACCCAATATGATGGCAGGGTGATTGAGGATGCCGGGGTTATCAAGATGGACTTTTTGGGATTGAAAACCCTTACCATTTTGAAAGATGCCCTGCGGCTGATCAAACAAAACCATGATGTAACTATTGACATTGACTACATCCCGCTGGATGACCAGAAGACCTTTGAGCTTTACCAGCGCGGCGATACCAACGGTACCTTCCAGTTTGAAAGTGACGGGATGCAAATGTACCTGCGGGAGTTGAAGCCCGATAAGTTTGAGGATCTCATCGCCATGAACGCGCTTTACCGCCCGGGACCGATTGAGTATATCCCCAACTTTATCAGTCGTAAGCATGGTCGCGAGCCGATCACGTTCGACTTGCCTGATATGGAAGAATACCTGGGCGAAACCTACGGGATTACCGTTTACCAGGAACAGGTGATGCTTCTCTCGCAAAAATTGGCCGGCTTTAGCAAAGGCGATGCCGACGTTTTGCGGAAAGCGATGGGTAAAAAGCAGATAGAGGTATTGAACAAGATGGAGGCCCAGTTTATGAACGGCGCTGCCGAAAAGGGCCACCCTAAAGATAAACTCACCAAAATTTGGAACGACTGGAAGGCATTTGCCCAATATGCCTTCAATAAATCGCACTCTACCTGTTATGCTTTCGTGGCTTACCAAACTGCTTATTTAAAGGCGCATTATCCATCCGAATATATGGCTGCGGTTTTAAACAACCAGAACAACATGGAAAAGATCACCTTTTTTATGGAAGAATGCCGCAGGATGGGCGTTGAGGTATTGGGACCGGATATCAATGAGTCTGCCATGGCATTTGCCGCTAATAAAAAAGGCCAGATCCGTTTCGGGCTTGCCGGGGTGAAAGGTGTTGGCGAAAAAGCGGTGGAGAGTATTATTGAAGAGCGCAATGAACGCGGGCCTTATAAATCGGTATATGATTTTGCACAGCGGTCAAACACCCGCAGCGTAAACCGCAAAGCGTATGAAAACCTGGTTTATGGCGGTGGTTTTGATGAGTTTGGCTTAAAAAGATCACAGTTTTTTGCCAAAACAGATAACGGCGTATTAACCGGTATTGAGCGCCTGATCAAATACGCCAATGATTACCAGAACTCGCAAAACAGCTCGCAATCCTCGCTATTTGGCGGCGGGGCAATGAATTCCTTTATCCCTGAACCTGCCATGCCCGAGGCAGAAGAATGGGCGCTGATCGAGAAACTAAAATACGAAAAGGAAGTGATCGGGATGTACCTCACAGGTCACCCGCTGGATAATTACAAGGTTGAGCTGGAAAGGTTTTGCAACAGCAACATCAGCGACCTGAAAAACATGCAGAAAGCACGATCAGGCGAGGGCGGCGAAGAGATCATGAACGCCTTTGCCAACCTGCGCAAACGGGGCGAGATCTGCATTGGCGGACTGGTAGGAAACGTTCAGCATAAAATGACCAAGAACGGCAAACCATTTGGCACTTTTGTGCTGGAGGATTATAATGAATCGTATGAGTTTGCCTTATTTGGCGATGACTACGTGAAATTCCGCAACCTGCTGGTGGATGGCTATTTCCTGCATTTAAAAGGTGTTATTGAAGAGAAATTCAGGCAGAAGGATAACTGGGATATGAAGATCCTGACGATGAGCCTGCTCTCGGAAATGCGCGACAAGCTCACCAAATCACTAACCGTATGCCTGGAGTTAAATGCGCTGAACAGTCAGCTGCTGGAAAACATACAGGAGGCGATCAATATCAACAACCAGCGTTACCCGGTAAAAAACTGCACCCTGCGGTTTATGATTAAAGACCGGGAAGAAGCCATGCTGGTGGAGCTGCCCTCCAAATCTTTTAAAGTAAACCCAAGCGATGATTTAATGGCGGATATTTTTACGCTGACCAATGTGCAGCCGGTGCTGAATTAA
- a CDS encoding pyridoxamine 5'-phosphate oxidase family protein produces the protein MTKEFLYNFIKQHRLAVISTTSKKNKPEAALIGFAVSEELEIVFDTVKTSRKYQNLLHNPNVAIVIGWDNETTVQYEGIATELSGDDAGRYKEIYFSVYPDGRERAVTWPHIVHFKVIPKWIRYSNFNEPVVVEELTGPF, from the coding sequence ATGACAAAAGAATTCCTTTATAACTTCATCAAACAGCACAGATTGGCGGTTATTTCTACAACATCCAAAAAAAATAAGCCGGAAGCCGCATTGATCGGCTTTGCTGTTTCGGAGGAGTTGGAGATTGTTTTTGATACCGTTAAAACATCCCGCAAATACCAAAACCTGTTGCACAACCCAAATGTGGCCATAGTGATCGGTTGGGATAATGAAACCACCGTACAGTACGAAGGAATAGCTACTGAATTAAGCGGTGATGATGCCGGCCGTTACAAAGAAATATACTTTTCCGTTTATCCCGACGGCCGCGAACGGGCAGTAACCTGGCCGCATATTGTTCATTTTAAAGTTATCCCGAAATGGATACGGTATAGTAATTTTAATGAGCCGGTGGTGGTGGAGGAGCTGACCGGCCCATTTTAA
- a CDS encoding dienelactone hydrolase family protein — protein MKKYLLVTLLISCSAMAFAQSKMACCAKPSATKQFAMLAADKKFVMAHPLPLKFHFQSDIGKPITYNTADGKTAGAFFFKAKRPTNNYLLVVHEWWGLNDWVKKESEKLYNDLGNVNVIDVDLYDGKVATTREDAGKFMQTVKDDRAQAIIKGAIAYAGPNARIATIGWCFGGGWSLQSSLLAGKQAIACVMYYGMPEQDVNKLKTLNCDVLGNFAAKDGWINPKVVAQFEENMKTAGKKATVHEYEADHGFANPSNPVYNSKATTEAYNYTLAFLKPRLK, from the coding sequence ATGAAAAAGTATTTGCTCGTAACCCTTTTGATCTCGTGCAGCGCAATGGCCTTCGCCCAAAGTAAAATGGCCTGTTGTGCCAAACCTTCGGCCACCAAACAGTTTGCCATGCTGGCTGCTGATAAAAAGTTTGTAATGGCACACCCGCTGCCCTTAAAATTTCATTTTCAAAGTGATATCGGCAAGCCTATTACCTACAATACCGCTGACGGCAAAACAGCAGGCGCCTTTTTCTTTAAAGCAAAAAGGCCAACCAATAATTACCTGTTGGTGGTGCATGAATGGTGGGGCCTGAATGATTGGGTGAAAAAAGAATCGGAGAAATTATACAATGACCTGGGTAATGTAAACGTAATTGATGTTGACCTGTACGATGGCAAAGTAGCCACCACCCGCGAGGATGCCGGAAAATTTATGCAAACTGTAAAAGACGACCGGGCCCAGGCCATCATTAAGGGCGCTATTGCCTATGCTGGACCCAATGCGCGCATAGCTACCATTGGCTGGTGCTTTGGCGGCGGCTGGAGCTTACAGAGCTCCCTGCTGGCTGGTAAACAAGCGATAGCATGCGTAATGTATTACGGCATGCCTGAGCAGGATGTAAACAAATTAAAAACCCTTAATTGCGATGTGTTAGGCAACTTTGCCGCCAAAGACGGATGGATCAATCCCAAAGTGGTTGCCCAATTTGAAGAAAACATGAAAACTGCAGGAAAAAAAGCAACTGTGCACGAGTACGAAGCCGACCATGGCTTTGCCAACCCAAGCAATCCTGTTTATAACAGCAAAGCCACAACCGAAGCGTATAATTATACTTTGGCGTTTTTAAAGCCGAGGCTTAAATAG
- a CDS encoding type II toxin-antitoxin system RelE/ParE family toxin: MSFVIKFYRKAYREYFEAYKWYEERQPGLGDRFENSVKKLIDAIDKHPLIFANKAYDTREGKTEDFPYLVVYKIYPKKNVIYITSIFHTSRNPKKKYRK, translated from the coding sequence ATGAGTTTTGTCATTAAGTTTTACCGAAAAGCCTATCGGGAGTATTTTGAAGCTTACAAATGGTACGAGGAGCGACAACCTGGTTTAGGCGATCGTTTCGAAAACTCTGTTAAAAAATTAATTGACGCTATTGATAAACACCCGCTGATTTTTGCAAATAAAGCATACGATACCAGGGAAGGCAAAACCGAAGATTTCCCCTATTTGGTTGTTTACAAAATTTACCCTAAAAAGAATGTAATCTACATTACGTCAATATTTCACACCAGCAGGAACCCCAAAAAGAAATATCGTAAATAG
- a CDS encoding lysylphosphatidylglycerol synthase transmembrane domain-containing protein: MTARAKKLFSYLLKLSIIALAFWYVYHSILKNNNNIHNFHVLVAQITYTRVAITLTVIVVLMVINWLLESLKWWFLMRELHPISVWRAIESVFCGLTWAVFTPNRLGEYAGRIMFLPNRKRIHGVFSMAVGSFGQNVITNVLGAGASVWFVYSFLHPDNWLMLGITVVAAGFMAIMLVFYFNIRWMVSLLNRVKFLKKFHRFFDIMGKYNFTELLDIMWFCLARFLVFTFQYYLIIHLLIPEIPIWEMSLMMFVFFFIQSAIPSLDFLDIGVRSVTANAIFGYVTNQHIAVIVAVSIIYIINLIIPAILGSAFVFKLKFFDRTA, translated from the coding sequence TTGACTGCCCGCGCTAAAAAACTGTTCTCCTACCTGCTTAAGCTTAGCATCATCGCCCTGGCATTTTGGTATGTGTACCACAGTATCCTTAAAAACAATAATAACATTCATAATTTCCATGTGCTGGTAGCGCAAATCACCTATACCAGGGTGGCTATTACCTTAACGGTTATTGTAGTGCTGATGGTGATAAACTGGCTGCTTGAATCGTTAAAATGGTGGTTCCTGATGCGCGAACTGCACCCAATTTCTGTATGGCGGGCCATCGAGTCGGTATTTTGCGGTTTAACGTGGGCGGTGTTTACGCCCAACCGGCTGGGTGAGTACGCAGGCCGCATTATGTTTTTGCCCAACCGAAAGCGCATTCACGGTGTATTTTCGATGGCTGTTGGGTCTTTCGGGCAAAACGTAATTACCAATGTTTTGGGTGCCGGCGCCTCTGTATGGTTTGTATATTCGTTTTTGCACCCCGATAATTGGCTGATGCTGGGTATTACGGTGGTTGCCGCAGGCTTTATGGCGATCATGCTCGTTTTCTATTTCAATATCCGGTGGATGGTGTCGCTTTTAAACAGGGTTAAATTCCTTAAAAAGTTTCACCGCTTTTTTGATATCATGGGGAAGTACAACTTTACCGAACTATTGGATATTATGTGGTTTTGCCTGGCCCGCTTCCTGGTGTTCACCTTCCAGTATTACCTGATCATTCACCTGCTGATCCCCGAAATACCCATTTGGGAAATGTCACTGATGATGTTTGTGTTCTTCTTTATCCAGTCGGCTATTCCTTCACTGGATTTTCTGGATATCGGAGTGCGCAGCGTTACCGCTAACGCTATATTTGGCTATGTTACCAACCAGCATATTGCTGTTATCGTAGCCGTTTCTATTATTTATATCATTAACCTTATTATTCCTGCTATTTTAGGGTCTGCATTTGTATTTAAATTAAAATTCTTTGATCGCACTGCTTAG
- the dapF gene encoding diaminopimelate epimerase: MKIHFYKYQGAGNDFILIDNRKNVVDHHHPALIAKLCDRRFGVGGDGAMFLQNREGYDFEMVYYNADGQPSSMCGNGGRCIVAFAKFLGIIDIETNFLAVDGPHYAKISAEGDWVSLQMIDVDTVNADGDAYVLNTGSPHYVKLVDGLKEKDVYSEGHAIRNNDTYRAKGINVNFVEPADAGYFVRTFERGVEDETYACGTGVTAVALAMAKHQHQTGHITTPIKVLGGDLNIRFDYDGEKYTDIFLEGPAVKVFEGEVEV, encoded by the coding sequence ATGAAGATACATTTTTATAAATACCAGGGAGCAGGAAACGATTTTATATTGATAGATAACCGTAAAAACGTTGTAGATCACCATCATCCGGCGTTGATTGCAAAGCTGTGCGACCGCAGGTTTGGCGTAGGGGGCGACGGGGCGATGTTCCTTCAAAACCGCGAAGGGTACGATTTTGAGATGGTTTATTATAACGCAGACGGGCAGCCAAGCAGCATGTGCGGAAATGGCGGCCGCTGCATTGTTGCCTTTGCTAAGTTCCTTGGAATTATTGACATAGAAACCAACTTTTTGGCAGTGGATGGCCCTCATTATGCCAAAATTTCAGCAGAGGGTGACTGGGTAAGCCTGCAAATGATAGATGTGGACACCGTTAATGCAGACGGCGACGCCTATGTATTGAACACCGGCTCGCCGCATTATGTAAAGCTGGTGGATGGTTTAAAGGAAAAAGATGTTTATAGCGAAGGTCATGCGATCCGTAATAATGATACCTACCGGGCAAAAGGAATCAATGTAAACTTTGTTGAACCCGCTGATGCCGGCTATTTTGTACGCACTTTTGAACGCGGTGTTGAAGATGAAACCTATGCCTGCGGTACAGGTGTAACGGCTGTTGCGCTTGCGATGGCCAAACACCAGCACCAAACAGGGCATATTACCACGCCTATAAAAGTGTTGGGTGGCGATTTAAACATCCGCTTTGATTATGACGGAGAAAAATATACAGACATATTTTTAGAAGGCCCTGCGGTAAAGGTTTTTGAAGGGGAAGTGGAGGTTTGA